gcacatttaATGCAGCTGAACATAAAACCGCTGATGTAAGCACCACCAATACTGTAACTAAGGAGATGCTTTACTGGGAATACTCCTAATTCAATGGCTGATTTAAACCCACAAATTAGGATGTGAACCTGTCGTACCAGAGAACAATATCCTTCCGTCAACATTGTATGTGTTATTGCTGGTAACGGTCACTTACCTGCAtctaatgtgtgtgtttgtttgtttgtttgtttgttttttaaaacaggTGGTTAGTTGTTGGACAAATCAAACATTCGATAAATATCTGAAATGGTCTAGGAGCAACCTGTATTTCAGGCTTTAATGAAAGACCCCATAAATTGTAACTTTCATTTAGCAGATTTCCCAGATGTTTCCTGAGATTTGTCAGATGTAACATTTACTAGAAAGTTGGACTCCTGGGAGGACGGTTGTTGTGGAGACTGTTGCTACAGACATTCATTCTCGGGAAGGTTTTAAAACAACGTATACTCCAGTCTGtgcttttaataatttttgcCTTGCACGCACTAACAGTTCTAAGGAGTCAGGCTGCAGAAGAGGTAATCTTTACCATGACCCACTTTCATTATTAATGTGCCAAGAAAATGGTCACTGCCTCTCTCGGCTGTTACTAGGAGACACCTCTCTAAAATGCTGCAGTCTGTCCTGGACAAGTCCGGACATGGTGTGAATCCCGGTTATAAGAGACTAAGAATTCTGTGTTTGTAAAACAAGACTACAGTCAGATTTGTGCTTTTGTCTATCTAGCTAGTGCAGATTAGGTAAACGAAAGCGACGTTCCAGATTGCTGGTACAGACTTTCTTTTGTTTGGTCAGACTGatggcatgttgcagagttctcATAGACTGGATCCATATTGCATGGATTCAGTTAAATGACAGATCTGTGTATGGAGCTCTTGGTAGAGTCGACCGGTCTTAGACTGGCCTGGATGTCATCAAGAAATTTTAGCCTGTTATGAAAACCTGTAAATATTAGTGAAAATGTCTGAGTACTGATCCTGCCCCATGCTCAAACTATAAGCCAAAATGTGGAGTTGCTGGgggtatgtttttttctttttctacattTGATAAACGTGGCCTAGCCCTAGATTCTCAACCTGTCGTACATCTATGCCAAAGTATAGATTCAAGAGGtactttataaatataattaaaaatattacatttgttaGGTAACTAAAAATATACCGTATACACTCTAGTATAAGCCGACCTGAATATAAgcagaggcacctaattttaacacaaaaaaactgggaaaactaattgactcgagtataagccgagggggggctttttcagcataaaaaaatgtactgcaaaactcggcttatacacgagtatatacggtaaatgcAAAATGTTTTTGGGGTGGAGAGGGGCCTAAAAACCAATTTCTCTCTGGATCTGTCAGGGTCAATggttcccccccctcccatcATCCTCTTTCCATTCAGCCGTTTTGTGTGAAGTTATCCTTTTTATTGGGAACATTTAGAAGGGAATACATTATATTCATAAGATAGAACTGTAGAGCACCTGcattgtttgtgtgtctgtgcccCATGATCCTCGTAGCTCAACAGGGATCGTGCCAAGGTGGCATACACATAACTTATTTTGGCGCACAGCCTGTATAGAGGGAAACCTTTTATTTGTGATCTTATATCTGGTACTGGGCAGGTGCATATACTAGACAAAGTTTATGAAATTAAAGTGACTATAAACGTTTTATTGTGGAGCTCTATAAAATAGGCCCATACAGAATACTCTATTGAGCTATGCAATGTCAAACTGGAGATCGTAGCTCCCAATACAGCCatctgtaaagtatttaaacGCCTTATATGCATTGGTTTTGTTTTggctccataaaaaaaaaaaaaaatccatagaaAACAGAATGTTAACAATGTAGTAGTAGAAATACTTCTCATGTACATGCACATGTTTACACAAATAGCCCTAAAGACTATTCAGTAGGAATGGGGCGGGGCACATAAATACCACATTTGTGTGATGTCATTAGGGGTGGAGCAATGGTGTGGGCCAGCTATTACAATATGTTATATCAGGTTTGTACTTGTGTCAGGTTCATGGTGGAAAAAGAAACAGAATATttcctgttttaaaaataaaataactgtaaaTCTTTCAGTTTAAACAAATGTAGCAATATGTCTTATATTCACAGCAAAGTTAACGTTAAGCAGTGTATTTTATAAACTACCctcctttttatattaaatttgctCTAGCCTTGTGATGAAAGCTTTCTATTGCTGCTTTAtcaccatatttatttattttaaagaaaggCATAAACATTGTGCATTGCTGCATAATACTCACATCTCAGAGTTGCATTATATTGCTGTTACTTTACTCTGGTCTCCTTTCTTCTGTGTTTTTAATGGTCTGATGCTACTTCAGAGAGGACTTTTAGTTTGACAGGGTGCTTGCCAGCCCGCTTTGTGCAGAGCAGACAGCTTGCCAAGTTTATGAGGCCCAAGGCTCTCTGGTGGGAGGATGCTGGCCTGTCTTCATGCTCTGTGGCAATGATTAAAGTGAGGttagtattataaaaaaaaaaaaacacaaaaaaaaacaacaaatgaaacaagGGAAAAACCTTTCATTTCATTCCCTTATCCTATATTCTTTTTTTCGCCACAGATGGCAATTTCATATTTTCAGCTGCTGTTAATTTTAAACCCGAGAGACAACAAGCAGGGAATGATGTCCTGTTATAGGGGAGAGGTAGGCAGTGTCGGCCTTATCTCCAGGAGTGGAAGGGTTACAGCTTCAGAAAGTAAAGCATGGTGATGGCAGTACAGTAATGAAGAAATGCTGAATCGGTTTTAATAAGGGGCCTTAGAGAATGTCTCCTTGCAACTTTTTTACGTCATTATCTTTAGTCGCTTATAAAGCACAGTGTGTACTACAGTGGATGTGTGGTATGTGCAGAAGGTCATAACCACTAACATTTAGTCCTGGAGTGTGGGTGTGTTCATACTACACATTGAGGCAAAAGACACTGTGTCTATAAAACAGAATGTGAGCTAGTGCCCGAGATTTATACTATAAAGGGCAGAGACTGCACCCATTACTTATGTTATGGTGTTACCCCATGCAGCAAGTCCAACTCTGGAAGCTCTTAGCAGTTTGCGTTGCTGTCCTCTCCCTTAGGAACAGTTTGAATACTGTGAACCAGTCAGAGGTTACTGGGGCTCTGCAGGGGGAAAATGTGGTCTGAAGTCATCAAATAGGTACCGAGTCTGTGTACAGCCAGGCTGGCCATAGAGAGCTGTGATTATGGCATGGGAGAGCAGGTAGATGTCTCATTAATAGACCGCACCATTAGTTTTGGAAGAGATTAAGCGTTTGGTGTTTATGACTTTTCAGTTGTATGTGATTTGTAATTATCTGATTCGGGCTTAATCTACAGCATGCATTCTTGTCCGACGTGAGGTTTGTTTGTTCATTATAAATGTGGCAGCTTTCACATGAATGCCATGGCATGAAGACGTGGTTTTACATGACATTTCTTTGAGCACTGGAGAGGCACCTGAGTTGAGGCCGCCATTTTGTTTGCTTCACTTGTCACCTAGTCAGTAGAGGCTGCTATTTTGTGACCAAACCAATATTCACAAGAATAGTGTTACTtctgtgacattactgaggcacttCATGGGGGCTTGTAATGAGGCTGGTGGCAATAGGAGTAGCAGTGGTACCATTTTTGGGGGGTGGATGCTGCATGGGATCAAGGTTGGTTGGTTCTTGTCCCCTCTTTGTGACCAGCACTGCCTGCTTGGCATATATAGGAGGCTTTCTGGTTTTGAATTCACATCAAAATGCTGTgctttatatatttactaaactgcacatAATGGTGCCTCAGTGTTTCTGGGGATGCCCAAGGTCTTGTACTCTGTTCTGTTGGCCTTTTAACTCCACGAGGCACTGGTTCCAggggaatggataggctgcattccatGAATATTGACTCCGCTCATAAAAGACCATGTATTCTATTGTTTCACCTCTCGTTTGTCAGAACAGCTGATTATACTTTACACTTAATTTATTGGTTGGTCATTAAACACAGCTATAATTCTGTAATGATCCATCCCACATCCCAAATTGCTGACTTGGGGTGTGAAAATAATCCATGATGGAATTTTCTTAGATGGTGGTACTGCGCTGATAACAGCTAACGGATAATCATATCCGCTCCCAAAGATCCACGGTTACTGACCTACATGAGTTCTACAATATCGCCCATAGATTGATTGTCTTTTTATAGAAACAACCTTCATCCAGTGTTCTCATTCTCTACTATAACATGCTTGATAAACGTTATCTGTTGGTCCTGAACGCAAGTTTTAATCCACTTTAAATGGCTCTTTCAGTACAGACTGGCTCCCAGCGGTGTGCAGTTCCCTATGACTACTGCCTATATCTTCAATTCACATAAATGTTTGACAATGGTAGTGGTACAGCAGAGTCAGACGAGTTGTAGCTTATGCCCCAGTCATGTCAATAGTTCCTGCTGCATTCTTAATACTGGTTCGGCCTTCATTGCGTCTTAGGTGACAGGTTTACTGGTCATTAGTATTACAGTGCCTCTGTATTCTTGCTTCAGACTAGTCTCTTGATCAACCCATAGAAATCAAATGGTTATTTagtaaattaagttattttgacAATAAcatcataaaagaaaaaatataataaccCTGCAATTGTAGAGCAACAtggctaaaatatttttttctcctacTGTTTAGAACCAAGGCTCTCAATGGCGATTACAGAAAAGATCCACGAGACCAAAGTCGCAGTCCAATAGAACGCGCGGCAGCTCCAACCATGAGCTTACATGCAAGTCATATGTATGCCTCCATTCCAACCATTGGTATGGATCAACCTCTCGCACTCACCAAAAACAGCGACCTTTCCCGGAGCTTGGGAATTACACCTAACATGGGCCCTGTGGAACGGCAGCAGGTAACAAATCTGCACCTGTCTATATATAAAAGTGATATTACTGAATAAAGTGCTGGTGTTTGTAAAGGACGTATGGGTACTTCTGTGTATGGAAAATACTCCTTTCAAAGGTTATGACCAGataaagccatggaagcatgtTACCACTCCATGATAATTTGGATATAAGGTGGCACTTTACATATAGACGATACACAATTGTACAGCTGCagggcagacaggatggcattttccatttttaaatcaatgttacACCCAATATTAAACGGAGGGGGTTACTGCCAGAGAGTATCTGCATGTATTTACCCTTTAGACTCCTAGCTGTTTGTCCAGTCTGTACAATAGAATGTAAGGCAGGTGACTTCCACACACCTTTCCCATTGCTGGCTCTGAATTTTGGAGCTTGCGTCTGAgatgttttactttttaattgttgttttttctcGTATAAGGAGCGCAGTgaaattaactttgtgttttaggGATTACAGCTCTATTTTTAGCCTGTACTTTTAAGCAGCGAAAACAATCCTGGTATGTTTTCCGATCAAATTACATTTCTGTAAAAGAACGATTTATAATGGTGGTGAACTCTAAGGGGTAGATgtagcaaaccttctaaaaaggaataacggagatgttgcccatagcaaccaatcagattctagctattttcCAGAGTGTACAAGTTAAAAGCTACAGtccggttgctatgggcaacatctccacttttcctggAGTGTACTGTACGCTTAATGTTTGATACAACAAACCTTCTAATAAGGAAATCGGCTCATTTCTAACTTATAAGATGAGAGAATTTATCTTTTGACTGATTCTTGTAGTTACGATTTGAGGGTGTTTACAGAAGTTATAGAAATCTGAAAGTTGGGATAAAATCAGCGACTGGTATGTTATATAAAGAATTTACCTCTATTGTATGATCTAAGGATATTggacgtgctttatacaagtcaTGGAACTCTGAGGTGTCCTTAGTTAACTTAGGAGTTATAGTATTAATATACAAGTCTCAGTATAGATAGAATATATAGATATTGAGTGGTTGCATTTGCTACAAGTAATCTTAACTCTATTCTCTCAACTTAGAACCGACCATCGGTGATCACCTGTGCACCAGCCAGCAACCGGAACTGCAACCTGTCTCACTGCCCGGTCGCCCACAGTGGGTGTGTCTCGGCTATGCCAGCAAACTTCAGACGGCCGTCAAACAGTAAGTTATAATTGGGTGTagattctaaaatactttaagcAAATGCAGTTTactgaaaatattttgtttttgatgGTAAAAAGTGAGTCATTACCTGTTATGACTTTAGCGTCTGTACTATAGACTAACAGCTTGACTTCCTGCCTTTGTATACCGTAGCATTGTACTTTGTCATGTCAGACGTATAGATCCATCAGGGCTGTATGTGTGCACAGGAAACTTCctattactgttatattgtacaGTAAATAAGGGAGCACCACTGGTTGTACAGCCATGCATAATATTTAGTGAGGTCGTCATTAGCAGGGATGAACATGGAAACATGACTAGAGAAGATCGACCTTGGTTTGTTTTCAGTTTTAGAAAATGTGCTAGTTTCTCAGAgttcaatatattaaataaattggcCTATATGTAGTttgtggcctttttttttttatttttcagattcTTTAAACCAAATTGTTTCCTGAATCACTGTTACCGTAGTAAAAGCACAATTGTGATTACTACTTGGCAACAAAGACAATGTTCTAACCATTCATCAATGTTTTTATTTCCCCCCTTAGCTACAACTGCCTGTGACCCTGTGGTAGAAGAACATTTTCGCCGGAGCCTCGGCAAGAACTACAAAGAGCCAGAGCCAGTGGCAAACTCTGTGTCCATCACCGGCTCGGTGGATGATCATTTTGCCAAGGCGCTGGGGGACACCTGGCTCCAGATCAAAGCAGCCAAGGACGGAGTGTCCAGCAGCCCAGAATCCGCCTCTCGAAGGGGCCAGTCCTCGCCTTCCTCCCACATGGTCAACCATAATCACTCCCCATCTGTACTGTCATAGAGAATCTCTGCGAGATCAGGAGCAGCTGCTTTCACTGGGCTTTGAAAAATGCTAAAGATTAATGTCATGAGGagaattattatttcattttttttttttttacttgtttggcACAAAGTGGATgcctctaaaaaaacaaaaaccctataGCAGGaactatttctttttttattttgtattgtaatGTAGCATCTTAACTTCCTGCCTCTGTTACCAAAGAACCTCTAATGCAAGCCTGCTACCCACTGACTGACCCACCTTACAAACCCATTCACATTGCATTACACCAGTTGGTTGATCCAAATGCTTTTTGCTTACCATCTTGTAGAACTAGAGAGCgctttgtctttttgttttctttttttcccttctgagtaatattgtatgtatttacttgaAAAGAATTGTCATGTCTGATTTGCACTATTTACAGAGGATTAAGACTTCTTGAGATGCTACAATTTAGAGGGCAAACTGCGACCATGTAGGGATTAAAGTATATCGGTCACCTACctatagtggaggcagccattttgtgagctcaaCTAGTGCATGTAATGGAGGAAGCTTCTTTGTGGGTTAAACCGATTTTTACTCAGTTTgagttcactaggagccagtgccGTTGCGGGCGTTCCGCAGTGCTGTCGCTGGTTCTAATGGAACTGATGAGCTGCGTTCTCAAGAATATTTgtttagctcacaaaatggccgctTACCTTGTGTGTAAGTGACTGGTCATCTTTAGGCAAGACATCCTTTTTAGAAAGGTAGGTCTGGAACAGGAAGTATAGATCAGGCTGGTGTGTCTCTTGCAACTGGACTGCAAATCATTGAAGACAAGACACCGGCAGTCTACCATCTCTGCAGTTTGCAGGTGTAGAGGTCGGAGAGAGTAATAGTGCGTTAAGTGCATGtttcatgaaaataaaatagCTGGTAACTAttaattttgagacaagtaaagaTCAGAATACTTATTATCCTCTTCAGATTTAGTTTATTTTTCAGTATAGTCCTTTGACATACCTACTGCTGGTACAGTTGTActcatgtaatattttatttggtgtTCACTATTAGCGGTGACCAGCTAGAGCCTCAGGACAGGCGTTGGTAAATCGGTTAATTAATTCTGATAAATGTGTGGTACAGGATGCTGTGTGTCTATGGTAAGCAATTGCTGTAGTTCCCGTTTTTTGTTTCTGTGTTATGTCTCCAGTTTGACAGAGGAATGACATCAGATTAGTTAAGGACGTGTCCCCCTGTCACTGTCAGACTAATCTGCTGTTTGAGATTTCGGATCGCGTTTGAAGCTTCGTATAAACTTATAAGTTATTTACATTCCTCTTGTTCGAGAACCTATCTTGGGTTTCATAACAaaatcaattattatttttttttgctagttgTAAAATCGCTCCGAACCTGAAAGTAAAAAGCAAACTATTGcttttgtttaatatatataacttGCTTGTCTTTTCTCCCCTATGTGTAACATCCATACATTCCAGCCTCCCAGTGAAAATGTAAAGATTGTTTATAtacaagtgtgtgtatatatattattttttaatatatacacacattactgGCATGTATTCAGAGTGCAGGAGTGAACTTATTGGTAGAAAAGTTAAATAGTTAGTGGGCCCTCTCTCAGTATGTGGCCCCCTGCCCCTCTCACCCAAGCTGCTCCATTGAATCCTATAGACTATACGGTCATCATGTGGGTGTCCTACATTCTATACTAGCCCCAATTCAGACATTTCACTACTATGTTACTGGGTAGCCAACGCTTAAGTGTTTAGCATTCAGTGTAGAAAAAAATGAGAAGGCAAAACAAACTTTTaaatgaacactttttttttttatataggtaaCTTTAAGACCATCGTTGCGCTGTGCGTaaagaatgtacagaaaaatttgtagttttttttttttttttttgaagaacaATTAATTTGTTAATGATATGTAGCTATTTAATTTGCTCTTTAATTGTAAtcatactgttttttttgtttggtttttttggggggtttttttgtcgagttttttattttatggttgtctggaataaaagttttttttttttttaatcctttttcttATCCTTGTTTAGATGTGTCTGTAATACAGTGATGTGCAGGTACACTTGTATTCTATGGAAACGCTGCATTAATATTGGATAGCCACTAGTGTGTTGTTACTGCATTCTACTGACTGTTGCAGGGATCTGGGATACGGAGGTGGACTCTTCTGTAAAGTGAACACATTGATGTTTGTTGTCCTGGAAGtatgtctgaaaaaaaaaaagtacttattCCATGTTCACGTCGACCCCCACGGACTgatttgcagtgtttttttttgtaaatgtcctGTGTAAAAAGGGCAATCTGGCCACTCCAGTTGTGcagaaaatgtgactttcattGAAACCATCtcctatttgtgtgtgtatacgAGGAAGGTTTTCTAATCTTGCTTGATTCTGTTGCCCTGTCTTAGATGGGTGCTTGTACAGCACAGGTGGCCAAACAATACACTTAAATAAACACAAGCACTCAGCTGAcaatttttgttgttgtgttgTTTATTAACCCATAACGCATTGTATTGATGTGCGCTGGTTATATGTACCGTCTAACTGCACACCATGTCAGTTGGTCTTTATTAACTGTTGATAATGTATTGTGTAACATCACTGGttctaatacacagacacactCTGCTCTAGGTAGCAGAGTATAAGACTACTACACTGGTAGTTGTGTAAAATGAAACTCGCATGGCTAAAATGTCAACTAAGTAACATCctgaatatttttataatggGAAGAGTGAGGTTATGGATTTAGTTGTTTGCATTTGGATAAATTACTTTAAATATTGGCTGTAAAACTGGAGGTGCTTTAGCACAGAGAAGGAAAGATGCCAATGTTTTagcccctccactcccactcatTAAATGTACAATCTATTTTTAAAGTCCACTTTTCACCCATGTGCAgaggaggcagtcattttgtgtaTGGAATAACAGCAATATAGACTATTGATTTCACTGAGAAATGAGGACAGCTGTGGGATATGAATGTTAATCccgcctacaaaatggctgcctccattgtgtacagatgacaggttcactttaaatTCCACTTTTCAGCAATTATTTTGTAATGAACAAAGAAAAACAAGACTTTTGGGCTCTAAGATCAATGTGTACTTGAAACCAGcgatagacaaataaaatacaaaggtTTGTGTTTCCCAAAGGGGAACAATCCGCAGGACTTTTTCCAACATTTCCATGTTTGTAAATCTGTAATATAGTATTCTGTTGTGGCCTTTGTTTCGTCtggaaacagaataaaaaaaaaaagtttggcagGCCATCTTTTTTTTGTACTTAAAAGTAGCCTTAAAGAACAATAAAGTGCTCTTAAACCACactatgtgtttgtgtgtttattttaatgtcaTTATTGTGAAACTTCCCCTATAAAGCAAATTCATTCTGCCTTAACCCAGCTGTCCCTACTACTAAAATTCATACCCTCTCCCCTTCTATCTTACACTTTTTATCCCTCTATTCCTTACCACACTCCTACTTTTCTTAAGAAGAAGTTTAATTTTTATAGACGTTGTACAGTACacccaaaaatgtatttcataataTAACCCCTAAAGTATGTCTACTTGTCTGATAGGTGTAGCAGAGCTTGTCTAGCACTAACCTTACCTGCAGTCTCCATCATCTGGGGGGGTGTCTATGCCTAGTCCCCACCAGTGTCACAAGCAGATGTTAGGTTGGGGCTGAATAGACAAAAAAAGCTTTTCACGACTGATGTCTGGTTTGTGGACTGCATGTGTATGGCCTATCAAAGTTAGAGTATGCAAGCAAGGCAATTGCTATATGCATTTAATAATTTGCTTAGATATACTTTAGCACTAGTGGTCATAGCATAGGAGT
This window of the Mixophyes fleayi isolate aMixFle1 chromosome 8, aMixFle1.hap1, whole genome shotgun sequence genome carries:
- the VGLL4 gene encoding transcription cofactor vestigial-like protein 4 isoform X4 — encoded protein: MQPLPMSAALTNHRTGPPPISPSKRKYSMDQGDDELDCENDHVSKMSRMFPPHLTKALNGDYRKDPRDQSRSPIERAAAPTMSLHASHMYASIPTIGMDQPLALTKNSDLSRSLGITPNMGPVERQQNRPSVITCAPASNRNCNLSHCPVAHSGCVSAMPANFRRPSNTTTACDPVVEEHFRRSLGKNYKEPEPVANSVSITGSVDDHFAKALGDTWLQIKAAKDGVSSSPESASRRGQSSPSSHMVNHNHSPSVLS
- the VGLL4 gene encoding transcription cofactor vestigial-like protein 4 isoform X3, with translation METPLDVLSRAASLVHADDEKREAALRSEPRMQPLPMSAALTNHRTGPPPISPSKRKYSMDQGDDELDCENDHVSKMSRMFPPHLTKALNGDYRKDPRDQSRSPIERAAAPTMSLHASHMYASIPTIGMDQPLALTKNSDLSRSLGITPNMGPVERQQNRPSVITCAPASNRNCNLSHCPVAHSGCVSAMPANFRRPSNTTTACDPVVEEHFRRSLGKNYKEPEPVANSVSITGSVDDHFAKALGDTWLQIKAAKDGVSSSPESASRRGQSSPSSHMVNHNHSPSVLS
- the VGLL4 gene encoding transcription cofactor vestigial-like protein 4 isoform X1; the protein is MSWVFPGMETPLDVLSRAASLVHADDEKREAALRSEPRMQPLPMSAALTNHRTGPPPISPSKRKYSMDQGDDELDCENDHVSKMSRMFPPHLTKALNGDYRKDPRDQSRSPIERAAAPTMSLHASHMYASIPTIGMDQPLALTKNSDLSRSLGITPNMGPVERQQNRPSVITCAPASNRNCNLSHCPVAHSGCVSAMPANFRRPSNTTTACDPVVEEHFRRSLGKNYKEPEPVANSVSITGSVDDHFAKALGDTWLQIKAAKDGVSSSPESASRRGQSSPSSHMVNHNHSPSVLS
- the VGLL4 gene encoding transcription cofactor vestigial-like protein 4 isoform X2, with product MLFMKMDLLNYQYLDKMNNNIGILCYEGEAALRSEPRMQPLPMSAALTNHRTGPPPISPSKRKYSMDQGDDELDCENDHVSKMSRMFPPHLTKALNGDYRKDPRDQSRSPIERAAAPTMSLHASHMYASIPTIGMDQPLALTKNSDLSRSLGITPNMGPVERQQNRPSVITCAPASNRNCNLSHCPVAHSGCVSAMPANFRRPSNTTTACDPVVEEHFRRSLGKNYKEPEPVANSVSITGSVDDHFAKALGDTWLQIKAAKDGVSSSPESASRRGQSSPSSHMVNHNHSPSVLS